From the genome of Verrucomicrobiia bacterium, one region includes:
- a CDS encoding tyrosine/phenylalanine carboxypeptidase domain-containing protein encodes MSRIALEELSAAKELAAEYLLRTADKVVNSHDSNRDLWAERFTQATTELYGEPDKAEARKLLAIDYKELLSMVGNGSFSQAHVNFLLTTFRPIIGETYDDISFVETGLQQEKEAIRKYGKAITDVYKPIFAFVAESGKSKFNPTDLHELFDEGLGWLREYDDPAWGDWEVVDVDGTSVSVSAVDRKIKIPSRREDATAQDARALIAHELLVHALRAKNGYKTGDVKLATGLPGYLEAEEGLGVLAEEAVNGVLADKLYDGYLDIALALGTIDGVQRSRQEIFQISFAEQLLLEQKNGTYDETGLPSIELNVWGRVDRIFRGSRGDSLGTRQAVFTKDIAYYVGYKQMAAYISKQLSSGLPAAEIFHYLSQAKIDPNNHLHAKRLKNPKKSNSG; translated from the coding sequence GTGAGTCGGATAGCTTTAGAGGAACTTTCGGCTGCCAAAGAACTTGCCGCAGAGTATTTACTAAGAACAGCAGACAAGGTAGTTAATTCTCACGACTCAAATCGTGATCTGTGGGCAGAACGCTTCACGCAAGCGACTACCGAGCTTTATGGTGAACCAGATAAGGCTGAGGCCCGCAAGCTGCTAGCCATTGATTATAAAGAGCTTCTGAGTATGGTGGGCAATGGCAGTTTCTCTCAGGCTCATGTTAATTTTTTGCTAACTACATTCCGACCAATCATAGGTGAAACGTATGACGATATTAGCTTCGTCGAAACTGGGTTGCAGCAAGAAAAGGAAGCTATTCGTAAATATGGTAAGGCAATAACTGATGTATATAAGCCTATTTTCGCTTTTGTAGCCGAATCGGGGAAGAGCAAATTTAATCCTACGGACTTGCATGAGTTATTCGATGAAGGCTTGGGCTGGCTAAGGGAGTACGATGACCCTGCTTGGGGAGACTGGGAAGTAGTTGACGTTGATGGAACATCTGTATCGGTTAGTGCCGTCGATCGTAAAATAAAGATACCATCAAGAAGAGAGGATGCTACCGCACAAGATGCCCGAGCATTAATAGCCCACGAGTTGTTAGTACATGCCCTGAGGGCTAAAAATGGCTATAAAACAGGTGACGTAAAGTTAGCCACTGGTCTTCCCGGGTATTTAGAAGCGGAAGAGGGGCTCGGGGTTTTAGCCGAGGAAGCTGTAAATGGGGTTTTGGCTGACAAGTTATACGATGGTTATTTAGATATTGCCCTAGCTCTGGGCACTATTGACGGTGTACAGAGGTCTCGCCAGGAAATATTCCAAATAAGCTTCGCTGAACAGCTCTTACTTGAGCAAAAGAACGGTACTTATGATGAAACAGGTTTACCATCCATAGAGCTTAATGTTTGGGGACGAGTCGATCGCATCTTTAGGGGAAGTCGCGGTGACAGTCTAGGTACTAGACAGGCCGTTTTTACAAAAGACATTGCCTATTACGTTGGTTACAAGCAGATGGCAGCTTACATCAGCAAACAACTGTCTTCTGGTCTACCGGCAGCTGAGATATTCCATTACTTGTCACAAGCCAAGATTGACCCCAACAATCATCTGCACGCCAAAAGATTGAAGAATCCTAAAAAATCAAATTCTGGATAA
- a CDS encoding plastocyanin/azurin family copper-binding protein, with protein MPKKSIFIPAAILTVGLAGAFFIFQKDKPEQVASTQTSQPPAAGHVHAHSTTTAPLEDLTGQTEVTIDIKDSGYVRPNVKIKKGTKVTWINKDTLQHNVMKEHDHSDEAHEAPRRDEVKPDVFAGPLLAQGESYSFTFSVVGTFPYHCAPHPFMTGSITVVE; from the coding sequence ATGCCAAAGAAGTCGATTTTTATACCTGCCGCCATTCTGACCGTTGGCTTAGCCGGTGCTTTCTTTATATTCCAAAAAGACAAGCCAGAGCAGGTTGCTAGTACCCAAACTTCTCAGCCACCTGCCGCCGGACATGTCCACGCACACTCCACAACAACCGCTCCACTAGAGGATCTGACCGGCCAAACAGAGGTCACTATAGACATTAAAGATTCTGGCTACGTACGCCCTAACGTCAAGATAAAAAAAGGCACCAAGGTGACCTGGATTAACAAAGATACCCTCCAGCACAACGTCATGAAAGAGCATGACCACAGCGACGAGGCTCACGAAGCTCCCCGGCGTGATGAGGTGAAGCCTGATGTCTTTGCGGGCCCGTTGCTAGCCCAAGGCGAAAGCTACAGTTTTACCTTTTCAGTGGTGGGCACATTCCCATACCACTGCGCACCACACCCGTTTATGACTGGTTCCATCACGGTTGTTGAATAG
- the tatA gene encoding twin-arginine translocase TatA/TatE family subunit → MFGLGLPELIIILVILLLLFGSTKLPKLAKSLGESAGELQKGFDDTRSVKANADKKAAKQDVAS, encoded by the coding sequence ATGTTTGGACTCGGATTGCCAGAATTAATAATTATCTTGGTTATCTTGTTGCTTTTGTTTGGAAGTACCAAGTTGCCTAAACTAGCCAAGAGTCTTGGTGAATCAGCCGGCGAGCTACAAAAGGGTTTCGATGATACCCGTAGCGTCAAAGCGAACGCAGACAAAAAAGCTGCCAAGCAAGACGTGGCCAGCTAA
- the tatC gene encoding twin-arginine translocase subunit TatC, whose amino-acid sequence MAETHLTFADHIHELRKRLMWSLLFVAIGAGVGYVLHDTILSILQQPLNEKLYYTTPTGAFSFIIKICCVFGFVVALPVVVYQAFAFFEPLVSLKTRRSLVGHVLLSVLLAATGITFAYFISLPAALHFLVNFGSDGGNIQALITANEYFNFVLAYIAGFAVLFQLPLIISFINRAKPLKPSQLIGGTRYVILGSFIISAVITPTPDPLNQALMAGPIIILYFVSVLVVAVTNGIRRRRYRPAVPDMPTAGIEALLSDTEPVAVPAAPLQLRPAQVASVTPIVRAAARPMRRTIDGMLVPARRAPVTVVQRPQPIQQSALQSSQPTRPSVRGVISDFVPVTE is encoded by the coding sequence GTGGCAGAAACGCATCTTACGTTTGCTGATCATATACACGAACTTCGCAAACGGTTGATGTGGTCGCTGCTTTTTGTGGCGATTGGCGCGGGGGTGGGCTATGTATTGCACGACACTATTCTGAGTATCCTGCAGCAACCCCTGAACGAAAAACTGTACTACACCACGCCGACTGGTGCTTTTAGTTTTATCATCAAGATCTGTTGTGTGTTTGGGTTTGTGGTGGCGCTGCCGGTTGTGGTCTACCAGGCTTTTGCGTTTTTTGAACCGCTGGTGTCCCTCAAGACCCGCCGGTCTCTTGTGGGGCATGTCCTTTTGTCTGTGCTGCTCGCTGCGACCGGCATTACCTTTGCGTACTTTATTAGCCTGCCGGCAGCCCTGCATTTCTTGGTCAACTTCGGCAGTGACGGCGGCAATATCCAGGCACTTATCACGGCCAACGAGTACTTCAACTTTGTGCTGGCATACATTGCGGGCTTTGCGGTACTTTTTCAGCTGCCGCTCATTATTAGTTTTATAAATCGAGCCAAGCCGCTCAAGCCTTCGCAGCTGATCGGGGGCACACGGTACGTTATTTTGGGCAGCTTTATTATCTCTGCCGTAATCACCCCTACACCAGATCCACTCAACCAAGCCCTTATGGCCGGACCTATCATTATTCTGTACTTTGTCTCGGTACTGGTGGTGGCTGTAACTAACGGTATTCGGCGGCGTAGGTACAGACCGGCCGTGCCTGACATGCCCACAGCCGGCATAGAGGCACTGTTGTCCGATACTGAGCCGGTAGCTGTTCCGGCGGCACCGCTACAGCTGCGGCCAGCACAGGTAGCCAGTGTCACGCCAATAGTCCGGGCGGCTGCACGGCCTATGCGCCGAACAATAGACGGCATGTTGGTGCCGGCTCGTCGGGCGCCGGTCACCGTGGTCCAGCGGCCACAGCCTATTCAGCAGTCGGCACTGCAGTCCAGCCAGCCCACTCGGCCATCGGTACGCGGAGTCATCTCAGACTTCGTCCCTGTAACAGAATAA